A window of bacterium genomic DNA:
TGGTTTCTTTTTCCGGCCAGGACGGCCATCTCTGGTCCCAGGGCTGGCCCAGGCAGAATTGGGGAGGTCCGCTGGGGGACATGGCGGCTTTCGGGCTGATAGGCCTGCTGGGCTACGCCGCATTGCTGGTGCCTTTCTACGTTTTGGTCTGGGGCTGGTTCTTCCTGCGGCATAAAAAACTCTACCGCCTTCTTTGGAACACCCTGCTAAGCCTGGCCTTTGTCAGCTTTGCGCTGGCCATGATAGCCAGACTAAATGTTCCTTACTACACCGGAGATCTGGCCGAGCCGGGCGGGGCCGGGAAATGGGGGATGCTGCTGGCCACATTCATAGGCGGGCTTTTCGGGCCGGTGGGCTTTTGGCTGGTGCTGGCCGGAATGTTCATCATACTGCTTTTGATAGGGACCGAGATCAATTTCCAGCATTGGCTGACGCTGGCCGTGGCCCCGGTGAAAGCCGGTTTGGAAAAGGCCAAAACCACGCCAAAGGAGATCACCTTTAAAAAGAAACCGGCCGCGTCCGAAAAGGCGGAAAAGGAACCAATGTCCCGAGCCGAAGAACAGGAAGATATCCCCGTTTCGGAAAAATCAAAACCTGAGGGCAAGACCGCCACACCTCGACATAGCTCGGTGCAAGCACCGGAGAAGAAGGCCAAGCCAAAGGCTCCGCCAAGAGAGGGAACGGTCTCCGAGGATTATCAGCAGAAATTCCTCTCCATTCTCTACGACGACCGGGATCAGGTTAAAGCGGAAGAGGAGGACAAGTCCTCCATCCTGCTGGAAAAGCTGAAGGAATTCGGGATCGAGGGAGAGATCACCGACCGCTATTCCGGCCCGGTGGTCACCAGCTATGAATTCAAGCCGGCCCCGGGGGTCAAGGTAAACCAGATCGCCAATCTTTCCGACGACCTGGCCCTGGCCATGCAAGCCACCCGCATCCGGATCATCGCCCCCATTCCCGGCAAGGGGGTGGTGGGGATCGAGATCCCCAACCAGCACCGGCAGATGGTGATGCTGAAGGAGCTTCTTGCTTCTGACAATTTCAAGGCCCAGGAAGGATGCCTGGCCTTTGCCATGGGAAAGACCATCACCGGGGAATCATTTTCGGCCGATCTGACCAACATGCCTCATCTGCTTATCGCCGGGGCCACCGGCAGCGGCAAGAGCGTCTGTCTGAACACCGTCATCACCAGCCTGCTGTACCGGGCCACGCCGGAGGAACTGCATTTCATCATGATCGATCCCAAGCGGATCGAGCTTTCCATCTACCGGGGCATTCCCCACCTGCAGTTCCAGTACCGGGTCCACGTCAAGGAGGGCGAGGAGCCCATCACCCGGACGGTGGAGGGGGTGGTCACCGATTCCGACGAGACCCTCCAGATATTCCGGATGGCGGTCACCGAGATGGACGCCCGCTACAAGATGCTGGCCAAGGAGGCCTGCCGCAACATCGAGGAATACAACCACAAGTCCGAACGCAAGATGTCGTACCTGGTGATAGTGATCGACGAGCTGGCCGTCCTGATGCTTTCCCGCGAGGCCGGGGAGATCGAGAACCGGATCGCCAAGCTGGCCCAGATGT
This region includes:
- a CDS encoding DNA translocase FtsK, coding for MKSDQKEKEKKSSPEFSRGQEIFGVAVLIAGLFMLVSLVSFSGQDGHLWSQGWPRQNWGGPLGDMAAFGLIGLLGYAALLVPFYVLVWGWFFLRHKKLYRLLWNTLLSLAFVSFALAMIARLNVPYYTGDLAEPGGAGKWGMLLATFIGGLFGPVGFWLVLAGMFIILLLIGTEINFQHWLTLAVAPVKAGLEKAKTTPKEITFKKKPAASEKAEKEPMSRAEEQEDIPVSEKSKPEGKTATPRHSSVQAPEKKAKPKAPPREGTVSEDYQQKFLSILYDDRDQVKAEEEDKSSILLEKLKEFGIEGEITDRYSGPVVTSYEFKPAPGVKVNQIANLSDDLALAMQATRIRIIAPIPGKGVVGIEIPNQHRQMVMLKELLASDNFKAQEGCLAFAMGKTITGESFSADLTNMPHLLIAGATGSGKSVCLNTVITSLLYRATPEELHFIMIDPKRIELSIYRGIPHLQFQYRVHVKEGEEPITRTVEGVVTDSDETLQIFRMAVTEMDARYKMLAKEACRNIEEYNHKSERKMSYLVIVIDELAVLMLSREAGEIENRIAKLAQMSRAVGIHLILATQRPSVDVITGVIKANFPSRLAFQVASRTDSRTILDANGAESLLGRGDMLYMPPGKAEPERLHGPFISTKETNQIVEFVKSWYGVAEGQSENKESSAAPEQENGYSMEVDLPPEEGADQDGQDELFAEARSLVIRHQQGSVSLLQRRLKIGYSRAARLIDQLEAAQVVGPFDGSKARQVLIKNEEDGE